One genomic segment of Sminthopsis crassicaudata isolate SCR6 chromosome 2, ASM4859323v1, whole genome shotgun sequence includes these proteins:
- the SLC27A4 gene encoding long-chain fatty acid transport protein 4 isoform X1 has translation MARCESVSPSALQGTPRCCGGCGRGERGEEEEPEARMLSKVSLVGVAAISRLVLQLPWTQVGLSVFCFYLAFGGWRFIRIIWKTLGRDIFAGTVLLKVKRKVRKYLQERQTVPTIFASTMKRHPDKTALIFEGTDTHWTFRQLDAYSSAVGNLLQARGLVSGDVVALFMENRNEFVGLWLGMAKLGVEAALINTNLRRDALRHCLTTSQARILIFGSELSSAVCEIYSTLDPSLSLLCSGDWDPNSVPVGSEHLEPLLEKSPKNLPSQPDKGFTDKLFYIYTSGTTGMPKAAIVVHSRYYRMAALVYYGFRMRSTDIVYDCLPLYHSAGNIVGVGQCLLHGMTVVIRKKFSASRFWDDCIKYNCTIVQYIGELCRYLLNQPPREVETQHSVRMALGNGLRQSIWTEFINRFHVPQIAEFYGATECNCSVGNFDSQVGACGFNSRIISFVYPIRLVRVNEDTMELIRDNNGVCLPCGPGEPGQLVGRIVQHDPLRRFDGYINPGANNKKIAYDVFKKGDMAYLSGDVLVMDELGYLYFRDRTGDTFRWKGENVSTTEVEGTLSRLLNMVDVAVYGVEVPGVEGRAGMAAIADPKGGCDLTEFTKALEKELPLYARPIFLRFLPELHKTGTYKFQKTELRKEGFNPALVQDPLFYLDTRLCRYLPLDSKAYVRIQAGEEKL, from the exons TCAGTTTCCCCGTCCGCTTTGCAGGGCACCCCGCGTTGCTGCGGCGGCTGCGGCCGCGGGGAgcggggggaggaggaggagccgGAG GCCAGGATGCTGTCCAAGGTATCCCTAGTGGGGGTAGCTGCCATCTCCAGGCTGGTGCTGCAGCTGCCATGGACACAGGTGGGACTCTCTGTGTTCTGTTTTTACCTTGCCTTTGGGGGCTGGAGGTTCATCAGGATCATCTGGAAGACCCTTGGGCGTGATATCTT TGCTGGGACTGTCCTGTTGAAGGTAAAGCGCAAGGTGAGGAAATACCTCCAGGAGCGCCAGACAGTGCCCACAATCTTTGCTTCCACCATGAAGCGTCACCCAGACAAAACAGCCCTTATATTTGAGGGCACGGATACCCACTGGACTTTCCGCCAGCTGGACGCCTACTCCAGTGCAGTTGGCAACCTGTTGCAAGCACGGGGCCTTGTTTCCGGTGATGTGGTGGCCCTCTTCATGGAGAACCGAAATGAGTTTGTGGGGCTCTGGCTGGGAATGGCTAAGCTGGGGGTGGAGGCAGCCCTCATTAACACTAATCTGCGGCGGGATGCCCTGCGCCACTGCTTGACTACCTCTCAGGCCCGCATCCTCATCTTTGGCAGTGAGCTGTCTTCTG CTGTCTGTGAAATCTATAGCACTCTGGACCCCTCCTTGAGTCTCCTCTGCTCAGGAGACTGGGACCCTAACTCTGTGCCAGTAGGATCGGAACATCTGGAACCCCTCTTGGAGAAATCCCCCAAGAACTTGCCCAGTCAACCAGATAAAGGCTTCACTG ACAAGCTTTTCTACATCTACACCTCGGGCACCACGGGAATGCCTAAAGCCGCCATTGTGGTACACAGCAG GTATTACCGGATGGCTGCCCTGGTCTACTACGGCTTCCGAATGCGTTCTACCGACATTGTATATGACTGCCTCCCCCTTTACCACTCAGCAG GGAACATTGTGGGGGTTGGACAATGTCTGCTACACGGGATGACTGTGGTGATCCGAAAGAAATTCTCTGCCTCTCGATTCTGGGATGACTGCATCAAGTATAACTGTACG ATTGTCCAGTACATTGGAGAACTGTGTCGCTACCTTCTGAACCAACCTCCTAGAGAAGTGGAGACTCAGCACTCAGTGCGCATGGCCTTAGGCAATGGGCTCAGGCAGTCTATCTGGACTGAATTCATCAATCGTTTCCACGTCCCCCAGATCGCTGAGTTCTATGGGGCCACTGAATGCAACTGCAGTGTGGGCAACTTTGATAGCCAG GTCGGGGCATGTGGTTTCAATAGCCGCATCATATCCTTCGTCTACCCCATCCGGCTCGTGAGAGTGAATGAGGACACCATGGAGTTGATCAGGGATAATAATGGTGTATGCCTTCCCTGTGGTCCAG GGGAGCCAGGCCAGCTTGTTGGCCGAATCGTGCAGCATGACCCGCTTCGGCGCTTTGATGGGTACATCAATCCGGGTGCCAACAATAAGAAGATTGCCTATGATGTCTTCAAGAAGGGAGACATGGCCTACCTCAGTG GTGATGTGCTGGTGATGGATGAATTAGGCTACCTGTATTTTCGGGACCGAACAGGTGATACATTCCGGTGGAAGGGAGAGAATGTATCCACTACAGAAGTGGAGGGGACTCTGAGCCGTCTCTTAAACATGGTTGATGTGGCTGTGTATGGTGTGGAGGTGCCAG GTGTTGAAGGCCGGGCAGGTATGGCAGCAATCGCGGACCCTAAAGGTGGTTGTGACCTGACAGAATTTACTAAAGCATTGGAGAAGGAACTCCCCCTCTATGCCCGCCCAATCTTCCTGCGCTTCCTGCCTGAGCTCCATAAAACAG gGACCTACAAATTCCAGAAGACAGAGTTACGAAAAGAGGGCTTCAACCCAGCTTTGGTGCAGGATCCCCTTTTCTACTTGGACACCCGGCTCTGCCGCTATCTTCCCCTGGACTCTAAGGCTTATGTCCGTATCCAGGCTGGGGAAGAGAAGCTGTGA
- the SLC27A4 gene encoding long-chain fatty acid transport protein 4 isoform X2, with product MLSKVSLVGVAAISRLVLQLPWTQVGLSVFCFYLAFGGWRFIRIIWKTLGRDIFAGTVLLKVKRKVRKYLQERQTVPTIFASTMKRHPDKTALIFEGTDTHWTFRQLDAYSSAVGNLLQARGLVSGDVVALFMENRNEFVGLWLGMAKLGVEAALINTNLRRDALRHCLTTSQARILIFGSELSSAVCEIYSTLDPSLSLLCSGDWDPNSVPVGSEHLEPLLEKSPKNLPSQPDKGFTDKLFYIYTSGTTGMPKAAIVVHSRYYRMAALVYYGFRMRSTDIVYDCLPLYHSAGNIVGVGQCLLHGMTVVIRKKFSASRFWDDCIKYNCTIVQYIGELCRYLLNQPPREVETQHSVRMALGNGLRQSIWTEFINRFHVPQIAEFYGATECNCSVGNFDSQVGACGFNSRIISFVYPIRLVRVNEDTMELIRDNNGVCLPCGPGEPGQLVGRIVQHDPLRRFDGYINPGANNKKIAYDVFKKGDMAYLSGDVLVMDELGYLYFRDRTGDTFRWKGENVSTTEVEGTLSRLLNMVDVAVYGVEVPGVEGRAGMAAIADPKGGCDLTEFTKALEKELPLYARPIFLRFLPELHKTGTYKFQKTELRKEGFNPALVQDPLFYLDTRLCRYLPLDSKAYVRIQAGEEKL from the exons ATGCTGTCCAAGGTATCCCTAGTGGGGGTAGCTGCCATCTCCAGGCTGGTGCTGCAGCTGCCATGGACACAGGTGGGACTCTCTGTGTTCTGTTTTTACCTTGCCTTTGGGGGCTGGAGGTTCATCAGGATCATCTGGAAGACCCTTGGGCGTGATATCTT TGCTGGGACTGTCCTGTTGAAGGTAAAGCGCAAGGTGAGGAAATACCTCCAGGAGCGCCAGACAGTGCCCACAATCTTTGCTTCCACCATGAAGCGTCACCCAGACAAAACAGCCCTTATATTTGAGGGCACGGATACCCACTGGACTTTCCGCCAGCTGGACGCCTACTCCAGTGCAGTTGGCAACCTGTTGCAAGCACGGGGCCTTGTTTCCGGTGATGTGGTGGCCCTCTTCATGGAGAACCGAAATGAGTTTGTGGGGCTCTGGCTGGGAATGGCTAAGCTGGGGGTGGAGGCAGCCCTCATTAACACTAATCTGCGGCGGGATGCCCTGCGCCACTGCTTGACTACCTCTCAGGCCCGCATCCTCATCTTTGGCAGTGAGCTGTCTTCTG CTGTCTGTGAAATCTATAGCACTCTGGACCCCTCCTTGAGTCTCCTCTGCTCAGGAGACTGGGACCCTAACTCTGTGCCAGTAGGATCGGAACATCTGGAACCCCTCTTGGAGAAATCCCCCAAGAACTTGCCCAGTCAACCAGATAAAGGCTTCACTG ACAAGCTTTTCTACATCTACACCTCGGGCACCACGGGAATGCCTAAAGCCGCCATTGTGGTACACAGCAG GTATTACCGGATGGCTGCCCTGGTCTACTACGGCTTCCGAATGCGTTCTACCGACATTGTATATGACTGCCTCCCCCTTTACCACTCAGCAG GGAACATTGTGGGGGTTGGACAATGTCTGCTACACGGGATGACTGTGGTGATCCGAAAGAAATTCTCTGCCTCTCGATTCTGGGATGACTGCATCAAGTATAACTGTACG ATTGTCCAGTACATTGGAGAACTGTGTCGCTACCTTCTGAACCAACCTCCTAGAGAAGTGGAGACTCAGCACTCAGTGCGCATGGCCTTAGGCAATGGGCTCAGGCAGTCTATCTGGACTGAATTCATCAATCGTTTCCACGTCCCCCAGATCGCTGAGTTCTATGGGGCCACTGAATGCAACTGCAGTGTGGGCAACTTTGATAGCCAG GTCGGGGCATGTGGTTTCAATAGCCGCATCATATCCTTCGTCTACCCCATCCGGCTCGTGAGAGTGAATGAGGACACCATGGAGTTGATCAGGGATAATAATGGTGTATGCCTTCCCTGTGGTCCAG GGGAGCCAGGCCAGCTTGTTGGCCGAATCGTGCAGCATGACCCGCTTCGGCGCTTTGATGGGTACATCAATCCGGGTGCCAACAATAAGAAGATTGCCTATGATGTCTTCAAGAAGGGAGACATGGCCTACCTCAGTG GTGATGTGCTGGTGATGGATGAATTAGGCTACCTGTATTTTCGGGACCGAACAGGTGATACATTCCGGTGGAAGGGAGAGAATGTATCCACTACAGAAGTGGAGGGGACTCTGAGCCGTCTCTTAAACATGGTTGATGTGGCTGTGTATGGTGTGGAGGTGCCAG GTGTTGAAGGCCGGGCAGGTATGGCAGCAATCGCGGACCCTAAAGGTGGTTGTGACCTGACAGAATTTACTAAAGCATTGGAGAAGGAACTCCCCCTCTATGCCCGCCCAATCTTCCTGCGCTTCCTGCCTGAGCTCCATAAAACAG gGACCTACAAATTCCAGAAGACAGAGTTACGAAAAGAGGGCTTCAACCCAGCTTTGGTGCAGGATCCCCTTTTCTACTTGGACACCCGGCTCTGCCGCTATCTTCCCCTGGACTCTAAGGCTTATGTCCGTATCCAGGCTGGGGAAGAGAAGCTGTGA
- the SLC27A4 gene encoding long-chain fatty acid transport protein 4 isoform X3 has product MLSKVSLVGVAAISRLVLQLPWTQVGLSVFCFYLAFGGWRFIRIIWKTLGRDIFAGTVLLKVKRKVRKYLQERQTVPTIFASTMKRHPDKTALIFEGTDTHWTFRQLDAYSSAVGNLLQARGLVSGDVVALFMENRNEFVGLWLGMAKLGVEAALINTNLRRDALRHCLTTSQARILIFGSELSSAVCEIYSTLDPSLSLLCSGDWDPNSVPVGSEHLEPLLEKSPKNLPSQPDKGFTDKLFYIYTSGTTGMPKAAIVVHSRYYRMAALVYYGFRMRSTDIVYDCLPLYHSAGNIVGVGQCLLHGMTVVIRKKFSASRFWDDCIKYNCTIVQYIGELCRYLLNQPPREVETQHSVRMALGNGLRQSIWTEFINRFHVPQIAEFYGATECNCSVGNFDSQVGACGFNSRIISFVYPIRLVRVNEDTMELIRDNNGVCLPCGPGEPGQLVGRIVQHDPLRRFDGYINPGANNKKIAYDVFKKGDMAYLSGQDLIPLSLDHYHCPSLLFLLQFLFESWGNVLFLPPSGDVLVMDELGYLYFRDRTGDTFRWKGENVSTTEVEGTLSRLLNMVDVAVYGVEVPGVEGRAGMAAIADPKGGCDLTEFTKALEKELPLYARPIFLRFLPELHKTGTYKFQKTELRKEGFNPALVQDPLFYLDTRLCRYLPLDSKAYVRIQAGEEKL; this is encoded by the exons ATGCTGTCCAAGGTATCCCTAGTGGGGGTAGCTGCCATCTCCAGGCTGGTGCTGCAGCTGCCATGGACACAGGTGGGACTCTCTGTGTTCTGTTTTTACCTTGCCTTTGGGGGCTGGAGGTTCATCAGGATCATCTGGAAGACCCTTGGGCGTGATATCTT TGCTGGGACTGTCCTGTTGAAGGTAAAGCGCAAGGTGAGGAAATACCTCCAGGAGCGCCAGACAGTGCCCACAATCTTTGCTTCCACCATGAAGCGTCACCCAGACAAAACAGCCCTTATATTTGAGGGCACGGATACCCACTGGACTTTCCGCCAGCTGGACGCCTACTCCAGTGCAGTTGGCAACCTGTTGCAAGCACGGGGCCTTGTTTCCGGTGATGTGGTGGCCCTCTTCATGGAGAACCGAAATGAGTTTGTGGGGCTCTGGCTGGGAATGGCTAAGCTGGGGGTGGAGGCAGCCCTCATTAACACTAATCTGCGGCGGGATGCCCTGCGCCACTGCTTGACTACCTCTCAGGCCCGCATCCTCATCTTTGGCAGTGAGCTGTCTTCTG CTGTCTGTGAAATCTATAGCACTCTGGACCCCTCCTTGAGTCTCCTCTGCTCAGGAGACTGGGACCCTAACTCTGTGCCAGTAGGATCGGAACATCTGGAACCCCTCTTGGAGAAATCCCCCAAGAACTTGCCCAGTCAACCAGATAAAGGCTTCACTG ACAAGCTTTTCTACATCTACACCTCGGGCACCACGGGAATGCCTAAAGCCGCCATTGTGGTACACAGCAG GTATTACCGGATGGCTGCCCTGGTCTACTACGGCTTCCGAATGCGTTCTACCGACATTGTATATGACTGCCTCCCCCTTTACCACTCAGCAG GGAACATTGTGGGGGTTGGACAATGTCTGCTACACGGGATGACTGTGGTGATCCGAAAGAAATTCTCTGCCTCTCGATTCTGGGATGACTGCATCAAGTATAACTGTACG ATTGTCCAGTACATTGGAGAACTGTGTCGCTACCTTCTGAACCAACCTCCTAGAGAAGTGGAGACTCAGCACTCAGTGCGCATGGCCTTAGGCAATGGGCTCAGGCAGTCTATCTGGACTGAATTCATCAATCGTTTCCACGTCCCCCAGATCGCTGAGTTCTATGGGGCCACTGAATGCAACTGCAGTGTGGGCAACTTTGATAGCCAG GTCGGGGCATGTGGTTTCAATAGCCGCATCATATCCTTCGTCTACCCCATCCGGCTCGTGAGAGTGAATGAGGACACCATGGAGTTGATCAGGGATAATAATGGTGTATGCCTTCCCTGTGGTCCAG GGGAGCCAGGCCAGCTTGTTGGCCGAATCGTGCAGCATGACCCGCTTCGGCGCTTTGATGGGTACATCAATCCGGGTGCCAACAATAAGAAGATTGCCTATGATGTCTTCAAGAAGGGAGACATGGCCTACCTCAGTGGTCAGGACCTCATTCCATTATCTCTGGACCATTATCActgtccctctctcctttttctccttcagtttctttttgaaTCATGGGGAAATG TCCTGTTCCTCCCTCCTTCAGGTGATGTGCTGGTGATGGATGAATTAGGCTACCTGTATTTTCGGGACCGAACAGGTGATACATTCCGGTGGAAGGGAGAGAATGTATCCACTACAGAAGTGGAGGGGACTCTGAGCCGTCTCTTAAACATGGTTGATGTGGCTGTGTATGGTGTGGAGGTGCCAG GTGTTGAAGGCCGGGCAGGTATGGCAGCAATCGCGGACCCTAAAGGTGGTTGTGACCTGACAGAATTTACTAAAGCATTGGAGAAGGAACTCCCCCTCTATGCCCGCCCAATCTTCCTGCGCTTCCTGCCTGAGCTCCATAAAACAG gGACCTACAAATTCCAGAAGACAGAGTTACGAAAAGAGGGCTTCAACCCAGCTTTGGTGCAGGATCCCCTTTTCTACTTGGACACCCGGCTCTGCCGCTATCTTCCCCTGGACTCTAAGGCTTATGTCCGTATCCAGGCTGGGGAAGAGAAGCTGTGA